The genomic interval ATTGTAGCAGCAAGTGCTTAAGAGAGTCTGGTAAATCCTTGAACATAGTAGCtgcaagaaataaaccttttaaCACCAGTAAAAGGTTAAAAAGAGACAATCAGGAAAATAGACAGCCAGGAAGAATCTTCCTGGGATCACACTTTATATTGGAAGTTCTACAAAGCTGTGCACATCTGCAAGATGCGTGGTATGGGACATTGAAGTATTCCTAAGGCAGACATATCCATCACCTTTGGGTAGTACCTTCCTGGCCTGAGGGTATTAAGCAGACTTTCTGACCAAATATTGGTCAAAGAGAAAACCACTGTGAATGGAaacatagaaataattttaaaaaaaaacataaaacttggACATGAAAATCATAATacccaatatgaaaaattaagaagAGAAAATCAACAGAAGATCTgggcaaataaaagagaaaaatcatcaaACCTGAAGATAGAATGATATAGTGCACACAATTTGATGAACAGGAAGAAAcaagatacataaaaataaacacttcCGAGGTAAATGTAACAAACCCTGAAGCAATGGTTTTGTAAATGtcttcattaaattttttccattcatCATCTCTTTGAATTTTACTTTATTCAGTTTTCTCCTTCAACTGATAGAACATCTGGTATAACAATGTATCTCACTCTTTGccatttatcatatatatatttttctctgtacTTTCATATGGGGATTTCTCCATTGACGGGTTCTTCCATTTAAGTCATTCTGCCTTGAGTTTTGTCAATTGTACTCTTCAACCCAGCCACAGAGTTCTTAatattatatttgttatattttaatccTAAAATAGGCATTTGATAGTTTAGTATATATTTCAATGTACTGTACTTATTCTGCAAAGTTTATAATTTATAACTTTCTTCTAATTTAAAGTGCATTATTTGTTGTCACTTTTATCGTATACTCTCGCCCAGCTATTTGGATTACCTCTAACATTACCAATcgtttattttctggttttttttatcttttattctcttttgagTAGCAAAGAATTgctggttttcattttttcccatatctagtaattatttcattgtttattgATCACTTTGTATTAAGAAGGTATAAGAAGTTCCATGTCACTCCATGACTTCTTAATTCATGAAGATAGGCAGAGGGGCTGATTACCTCAAACCAATCATATATTGATCTGGGTCAGAGCTGAGTATATTCTCAGTAAATCTTATACAATTTCACATATGCCTCTGCTGTATAGGCATGGGCCTTCTAGACTACAAATTGAGAGTCTGTGTTTTTTGTCTATTTACACATATATGAAAGACTATTGAAAATTGACCTGTAGTGCTCAGAGGTCCACAACTTAGTTCTAAAATTCAGATGAGCATTTCCATGGGAAAACTGGACATGGGCTTTACACAAGCTACCTTTACTATGTCTGTGCTTCAAAGGTATAATATGGTTTTtggaaatatgatttttataaattGCATACTATTTCACCAGCATCTCAGAAAGCCCTCAAATACAGTAAGTCAGTattaacaagaaatgaaaaagaacgAGCGTTCTCAAATTCTAATTTTATCAACCTGTCCTCTGTAGTAATAGTAGAATTGTTGGGTCTCTTCATTTCAGGAGACAGTCCATAATGGGCCATGCTTAATCCTCAGTTCACACCCAGAATCAGTACGTGACCCAAGAGAAAACTTAGATCATTTGACTAGCATTTTAGTTCGTTTTGTCCTCATTGCTCATACAGCTCTCTGATGCTCTAAAATGatggtttcttaattttaattttataacattctaaatataattgcaaatattttcttaaccATATGATATAGCTAAAGATAAGCAAGGAGTTAGCTgaggactgaatcatgtcccccccaAAAATTATGCCTGTGTCCTAATTCCTGCTCCTGTGGGTGAGGAGCAGGAGGCTTTGTAAagaagacctttgaagatgttattcatGAAAGCGTGCCAAACCAGAATGATGTTGTGTCTCTAACacaatttggaaatatttataagaaaatgaaattggacAAAGAAAAGCCAAGCCATGGAAAGACATAGGAAAGTAGAAAATGGAAAGCAAAGGAATgcagagggaaaggagaggactTAGGTCTAGGAAAGCTAAGGAACCCAGTGATTCTCAGAAAACCAGTACTCTACCAATCCAGAGAGGGGTGTAGCCATCTAACATCTttaaccatgagccaataaattcttattgttaaaCTAAACTGTTGTGCAGTATGTGTCATAGCAACCCAGAAACTAAGACAAGTTGAGTGAactttcctcctcttttcttctcaGGTTTTGAAGAACTACTAGAAGGTGAAATTATTTCCCCAACTGGGTAAAAGAAAATGTTATGAAAAATTGAAACCTCTGATGCCCAATCGTTGTGTCCTCCATATACCAACAAAAGTAATGTTTTGATCtgaattcagaaacaaaaagaaaaaccacaccAGTGATTTTAGAGACTGATAATGAAATATCGGAAATTATTAATACAGCTGTGAAGAACAAGAAGGAAACGAGGGATGTTAAGATCACAAGTAACTGACAACAAGAAAAGTCCTCAGACAGGAGAGCAAAAGGAAAAGTTTGAAGTTATTCAAACCTAAAAACAGGAGACAGGCCCAATAGATTTAGAAGTCTGATCTCTGAGGTGAGGTTACAACCATCTGGGTGTTGGAAACTGAGGACCTCACGCTCTTGGGCTCCAGAACTCAAAGCTGTTCTGGTGTCCCTAAACTCAAAATGCTGTTAGTTTAGGATTAAAATATCTGGGGTTTTCCGTCTAAGGCCTCTGACAGAGACACTAATATGTCTATTGCCAGGAGATTAAAACCAAACACGTGGGAACTTTAATTAGGAACTTGGTTTATTTTTGaagttataatttttttcttctttgactggCTGAACAGTAGGTGGCGTCTCAGatcgtttctttttctttctcttgaaaagaaatatcaaacaaCATAAAAGTAAAGCCAACCAAGGAATCAACAAATACAGTTGGATGCTTTTGTGGCTGTCTTccacttttgttttttcctcgtttttttttccctgatggTGGCCCACTGTCGACACTGCCTCCATGGCCTATGAACTTGCATCTTGGTGGGGACCATCCAGAGATACAATGGCAATGTTCTTTATTGTTGCATACACCTTTCATATTACAGGTTAAATTGGTACAAACCCTTTTCAAAACATCCATAGGAACACACTCCCTGTGGATACAGATCTTGTCTGGACCACATTCTGTGCCATCTTTCACATCACCCATATCCGGGATGGTCATCCCAAAATGATAGTCAGTGCCCCAGCACGTGACATTATTAAGGTGAATCCTATGCACAGTAGAATGCTGCTGCAAAAGAGGTAACACTGTGATGTTCTCACACTGAACTCTTCCACAGAGGACATTGGGCaatttacattttacatatttgtttCCACTGATACCACAGTGGCCAAAACGGTCACCTCGGGTGTTCATGGTTGTGTAACAACGCAAATTTGCATTCTTGGCATCTTcgccaaaaatcttcctacactGTCCATCACGATTATTACATCTCTTTTCGAAACAGTAGCTACCGTTCTGGCATGGCGTCCCATCTTGAAGGTACACATCTTCTGGGCATTGAGAAGATGACCCATTGCACCATTCTGGAAGATCACATTCGTTTACCTCTGCTCTGCACAGTTTGCCTGCCGATGTGAACTGGCAATTTTCGCAACAGGCCCCGAAAGCACAAGCAGCCCCAGGCCTCAGTTGGCAGTTCAAAAGACAACAGGGATTTCTGTTACAAGATTTGAAGGACCCACAGTCGCACTCCTCTCCTTCTTCAACCACGCTGTTTCCACAGCGCTTCTCCTTAAGTATATTCTCAAGATTTGGTGTGTTGCGCAAACAGGTCTTTTTGATAACGGTGTTCCAAAAAGAGGCATAACTGCAATTGCTGAATTTACTTGAATCTACTTTTGCGGGGAACATTATGCATCTACTTTGTGCACATACACAGTAGTTTTCATCATGTGGCATACCCAAATTGTGACCGAGTTCATGCGCCGTAATGACTCCAAAATCACTCATTTTGTTACCACTGAATCTAAGAACTGCACAGTTATAAGAAGACACACACACAGTTCCAACATAGGCCAAGCCAAGATAGATACCGAAATGTTTATCTGCAATAACATGTGCAATGtcatggtgaacacggtgaccGAGATTACCATGTTTCCATTTGCAGAATTCTGAAAGAAATGTGTTTATGTTTTCATCTGAAACGAAATTTTCTTCAGTCCAGATCTCAATACCATACAAAGCCAGATTGACTTCCATTGCCGCATAAAAGCTATTTACTAAATTGACAAGATTGAAAACTTCCCGCTGCACATTTGTCTCATTGCTGTCAAGAGAAACGTATCGATTTTTGTCTACCACTATTGCTAGTTCAATAGTCAGGAGGTGGGTCCACCATCCTTCATATGCGCTTTGCATCAGAGTGTCGTTACTCCTGTGAAACGTTAATTGTCttgctatttcctcttctgtcaaGCCACACCTCATGGGAAATTGAGCTTCTTCACTGTCCAACTTATAAACCAGATGTTCAAATGTCTTAGAAAACATTTTGGGTTTGATTTCATAAATGGTATCATTTATCTGCAGCATTCCAAGAAAGCCCCCTAAGCAGCTACTGAGGACAACCAGGGATTCGGGGTCCCCCTCCACATAACCATGATAGTAACAGTCATTCTGAACATAGGGATGGTCCTCAAGGAGGGCACCCTGGTCTGTGTAGGTGAACACTGGGAGGTTTCTGGCCAGAAAAAGCTTCTTGACCTTCATGTGGACAATGTGTCTCTGGCCCCCAAAGTGCAGTCTGTAGGAGAGCCAGCCTGAAGCCTTTATGCGTTTGCCAGTGCCAGTTATCTTCAAGGGAATCACCACTTCTGGGGGGCTGTGGTGCTGGGAGGGCTCATCCTTGGACCATCCAGTGAGGACCAGGAACACCTCCAGCCAGAGCAGCAGGAGAGTGAACCTCACCTGCAGCAGGACCTCACCCCCAGCCATTAGAGAGACACCACGAGAGAGACTTTTATGAGGGTAGAAGAGGGGAGGCAGGAGGCACTGCTGGTCTCGCTCCTCCCTCTTAGCTGTTACAGCAGCACAGACCTGTAGGGTTCTATCTTCTGCCAGAGTTAAAGCATCAGCACAGCAGcactggaaagaaaaagaaaaagaaggctaAAGGTAGGCATTGTTTTGACTTGGCTAGTATTGGGGAAGTAGGAAAGGGTCTGGGATTGAAGGGAGTTTGGACAAGACCTGAGTGGTTATACTACCACATTTAAAAGTGCTGAAGCAGAATGAGACTGGGATTGTGGGCAAAGAATGGGTATTGGTCAAAGTTTGATAATTATTGAACCTGGATAATCAAGCAATATGGATtaattagaaaatatgaatatgtgtgaatatttctgcaataaatatttataacaaaACTGCTGCATGGGAAAATAAATGCATCATTTTCTGTTGACGTTGAGTTGATTCATCTCTAAACATCaaaatttcaatataaaatgataaattatttgaTCAGATTACTCtggaaacatatataaaaccaCTCTCAAGTATTGTTTTTTCGCCTAAATTTTCATATACATGTATGTAGCAGGTTTAAGGTAAGGGGTATGTTTAAAGTcaatatatttctttaatattttatattaaataaatataaaatattttctttaatagtcTCTATTTACTTGTTCTTTATTCTCCCTATGTTCCTTTATTCCTCTAGTGCTGTCAGACTCTAGGGTGTCAATCAATAATTTCTTTCATGAATATTATTTTCCACTATAATTTCCAGTTCAATtcagtaaataattaaaaaataatggaattgGGTAGAAGAGAGACTCGGGTAGTTAATGGTTGATACCCGAAAAAAGTTTATACATGATGATTTACTTAAGGAAAAACACATTTTTGTCTTCATCTTATTCTGCTCTTTCATCTTGTATcttaaatttcacatttaaatacttttaaataatacACTATGGCacgaaataataaaagaaaaaaatccccacctaacataataaaatatatctcaTTGTTGCAACCATACGCTTCAGGAGAAAACTCTGAAGCACTTCTGAGGTAAATGTAAGCAACTCTGATGAAGCACTGGTTTCAGAAATTTTctcacttaaatatttttttcattcatcatctctttgaattttaatgtattcagagaaaactgaaagagaaaacttttcCCTTACTCCAGTACATAGTGATATTTAATATAGCAATATATTTCTATCTTTGCCACTGATTTTACATACATGTTTTCTCTGTAATTTCCCATGGGGATTTCTCCATTGGCCTCTCTTCCATTTAAGTAATTCTGCATTATGTTTTGTCCAACGAACTCTTCCATCAGGTCACTGAGTTATTAATATTACATTTCTTACATTTTAGTCCTAAATAGACATTTGGTAGTTTTGTATATAATCCAATTTACTGCAgttattctgtattttttagaATTTGTATAAGTATATCCTAGTTTTAAATGTGTTAATTATGGTCACTTTTATCATGTACTCTTCCTCAACAAGTTGGACTATCTGTGACACTGCCAAtcatttatcttgtttctttcttctttactgtTCTCTTTATAAAAGAGGCCTGAACATCTTGACTTTTACCACATCTGGTAattctttctcattgttttctGGACCTTTTGTATGAAAGAGGTACAAGAAATTCCATGTAACCTCACTGgagagttttctttttccatatttcagGAAGATATGCTGAGGAGCTGCCTACCTCAGTGCAATCCGGCATTGGTCTGGGCCATAGGAGAGTGTATTCTCAGTaattcttggaacattttcatgtgcttgtgTTGTGTAGACATGGGACTTCTAGACATCATATTGAGAGTCAATGTTTGCCTATTTACTCATCATATATGAAAGACTAATTTGACTTCTAGCACTCAGTGGTTTTACAACCTAGTTCTCACACCTCCTTTACATACATGTAGAATTTAGAAAAGTGTTTTAATGGGAAAACAGGACACGGACTTTACACAGGCTACATAGCTATCTCTGCTTCGAAAGTACAAAGTGATTTTGAGAAACTATGACTTTTAGAAATTGCATGCTACTTCACCAGTATCCCACAAAGCCCTCAATACAACAAATGAAAATTGGTAAAAAATGAATACACTCGTAAGACTCCTCAAATTCTATGGGATTTAATAGGAAAATCAAACATGTCTGATTCAGCACCAATTCTCTCTTCAACCTTCACTCATTTTTGCTTaattatttatcttgattattttacttgatCTCTTGCCTCAAGGAATATTTGCCAGTGAATTCTGGaatcttcctttcatgaaatgcATGTCTTCATAGAAAATTCCTTGTCCTTACTTAATTCTATTAAAACCTACAAATCAACAATGTGAAACTCTGTGGAGCGGAAGCCTCCCATTTTCAAAATGCCCATTTCCCATATAGACCAGATACTTGGTCCCAATATTTGATTAACAGTGTTGCTTCCTCTGAATAGTCTGTTAATCCATTATAGCACTTTCCCTTTCTAAATCTTATTTGAACCCTGCAAAGCAAACCTATATCAACTTCAAACACTTTTgcaatttatttacaaatttgttTTCCAGCATTAATTTCATCTACcttttcattccatttaaaaGCAAGCATGTGGATTATAATTTATCATCTAGTTTACTTTACCATTAGAACACACCTACACAGAACTTTAGCGCTCAAACTGTGACCAATATTTGTATCTTATGATCACCTCAACCATCCTAACTCTTACATCTTAAATAGTTTAGACAAATGTTATTCTTAGTCAAAACTACATGCTCACAT from Tamandua tetradactyla isolate mTamTet1 chromosome 26, mTamTet1.pri, whole genome shotgun sequence carries:
- the LOC143669760 gene encoding disintegrin and metalloproteinase domain-containing protein 20-like; translated protein: MLICFASTTGPVRGASEGVKLKGRPYHRIHFCCCADALTLAEDRTLQVCAAVTAKREERDQQCLLPPLFYPHKSLSRGVSLMAGGEVLLQVRFTLLLLWLEVFLVLTGWSKDEPSQHHSPPEVVIPLKITGTGKRIKASGWLSYRLHFGGQRHIVHMKVKKLFLARNLPVFTYTDQGALLEDHPYVQNDCYYHGYVEGDPESLVVLSSCLGGFLGMLQINDTIYEIKPKMFSKTFEHLVYKLDSEEAQFPMRCGLTEEEIARQLTFHRSNDTLMQSAYEGWWTHLLTIELAIVVDKNRYVSLDSNETNVQREVFNLVNLVNSFYAAMEVNLALYGIEIWTEENFVSDENINTFLSEFCKWKHGNLGHRVHHDIAHVIADKHFGIYLGLAYVGTVCVSSYNCAVLRFSGNKMSDFGVITAHELGHNLGMPHDENYCVCAQSRCIMFPAKVDSSKFSNCSYASFWNTVIKKTCLRNTPNLENILKEKRCGNSVVEEGEECDCGSFKSCNRNPCCLLNCQLRPGAACAFGACCENCQFTSAGKLCRAEVNECDLPEWCNGSSSQCPEDVYLQDGTPCQNGSYCFEKRCNNRDGQCRKIFGEDAKNANLRCYTTMNTRGDRFGHCGISGNKYVKCKLPNVLCGRVQCENITVLPLLQQHSTVHRIHLNNVTCWGTDYHFGMTIPDMGDVKDGTECGPDKICIHRECVPMDVLKRVCTNLTCNMKGVCNNKEHCHCISGWSPPRCKFIGHGGSVDSGPPSGKKKRGKNKSGRQPQKHPTVFVDSLVGFTFMLFDISFQEKEKETI